One Bradyrhizobium sp. CCGB12 genomic window carries:
- a CDS encoding Cj0069 family protein: MDTDRYSSSRPSIAILSRGDATSRRQTTAQNSRFVQVFEALGAVGIDARPAIYDESFAEEVCEQLLAVDGVLVWVNPIQDGRNRAGLDALLRDVAARGVWVSAHPDVILKMGTKEVLYRTRSMTWGSDAALYQNAAAMRAELPTRLAAGPRVIKRNRGNGGQGVWKVERLPISSMIKVLDATKDASEELTLDDFLRRCAEYFENGSVIDQAFQPRLSEGVVRCYMAGDRCAGFGHHKVKALVESPAARSEAGPRRYSSKTDPHFKRLRQLMEDEWTPQLTSLLDIVRGDLPAIWDADFMLGPVQADGSDSYVLGEINVSSVHPYPDEAPAEIARRVADRLQLKL, encoded by the coding sequence ATGGACACCGACCGATACTCCTCCTCCCGACCTTCGATCGCCATTCTCTCGCGAGGCGACGCAACCTCGCGCCGGCAGACGACCGCGCAGAACAGCCGTTTTGTGCAGGTTTTCGAAGCGCTCGGCGCCGTCGGCATCGACGCGCGCCCAGCGATCTACGACGAAAGTTTTGCCGAAGAGGTCTGCGAACAGTTGCTCGCGGTAGACGGCGTGCTCGTATGGGTCAATCCTATCCAAGACGGTCGAAATCGCGCGGGTCTTGATGCCCTGCTGCGCGACGTCGCCGCCCGCGGCGTATGGGTGAGCGCGCACCCCGATGTCATCCTCAAGATGGGGACCAAGGAAGTCCTCTATCGTACCCGCTCGATGACCTGGGGAAGCGACGCGGCACTATATCAAAACGCTGCGGCGATGCGCGCCGAGTTGCCGACACGGCTCGCTGCCGGTCCGCGCGTGATCAAGCGCAATCGGGGCAACGGCGGACAAGGCGTCTGGAAGGTCGAGAGGCTGCCGATCTCCTCCATGATAAAGGTACTGGACGCAACCAAGGACGCGTCCGAGGAACTGACGCTGGATGATTTCCTCCGCCGCTGCGCGGAGTATTTCGAGAACGGCAGCGTGATCGACCAAGCATTCCAGCCTCGCCTGAGCGAGGGCGTGGTGCGTTGCTACATGGCAGGCGATCGCTGCGCCGGCTTCGGCCATCACAAGGTCAAAGCCCTGGTCGAGTCGCCTGCCGCACGTTCGGAGGCCGGACCACGGCGCTACTCGTCCAAGACCGATCCGCATTTCAAACGACTGCGTCAGTTGATGGAGGACGAGTGGACGCCACAGCTAACCTCGCTGCTGGATATTGTACGAGGTGACCTGCCCGCGATCTGGGACGCCGACTTCATGCTCGGCCCTGTCCAAGCCGATGGGAGCGACAGCTATGTGCTCGGCGAGATCAATGTCAGCTCGGTGCACCCTTACCCGGATGAGGCGCCGGCAGAGATCGCGAGGCGGGTTGCCGACCGGCTGCAGCTCAAGCTTTGA
- the fetB gene encoding ABC transporter permease — protein sequence MTYIQLSYADLVLPALLVVMDGGLSLVLHLKLEKQLAIATVRMVVQLVLVGYVLTLLFAAVSLLWTALAAFIMVLFASREIVARQKRRLPGVWKYGLGAGCTLLAAGTVTMFALLTELRPDPWYHPRYALPLLGMILGNTMTGISLGLDVLTNGLVRERTAVEACLALGGTRYQAVLPVIRDALRSGFMPIINSMAAIGLVSLPGMMTGQILAGVEPVDAAKYQLLIMFLIAGGTGLGTLAAVLGGAHLLTDHRHRLRLDRISIEGSG from the coding sequence GTGACCTACATCCAGCTTTCGTACGCCGATCTGGTCCTGCCCGCGCTCCTTGTCGTCATGGACGGCGGCCTCTCGCTTGTTCTTCACCTCAAGCTTGAGAAACAACTGGCCATCGCGACCGTGCGCATGGTGGTCCAGCTCGTCCTCGTTGGATACGTGCTGACGTTGCTTTTTGCCGCGGTGTCGCTGCTTTGGACCGCACTAGCCGCCTTCATCATGGTCCTCTTCGCGTCTCGGGAAATCGTCGCGCGGCAGAAGCGGCGCCTTCCGGGCGTTTGGAAGTACGGCTTGGGCGCCGGATGCACGCTGCTCGCCGCCGGTACCGTCACGATGTTCGCGCTTCTAACGGAGCTACGCCCGGATCCCTGGTATCACCCGCGCTATGCGCTACCTTTGCTGGGTATGATCTTGGGTAACACCATGACCGGAATCAGCTTGGGCTTGGACGTACTGACAAATGGCTTGGTGCGCGAACGAACCGCTGTAGAAGCTTGTCTTGCACTCGGGGGCACCCGGTACCAAGCTGTGCTGCCAGTCATACGGGATGCGTTGAGAAGCGGTTTCATGCCAATCATCAACAGCATGGCAGCGATTGGCCTTGTTTCTTTGCCGGGCATGATGACGGGCCAGATTCTTGCGGGCGTCGAGCCGGTCGATGCGGCAAAGTATCAACTGCTGATTATGTTCCTGATCGCTGGCGGAACAGGGCTGGGAACGCTGGCCGCCGTCCTGGGGGGCGCACACCTGCTAACCGATCATCGACATCGGCTCCGCCTCGATCGAATATCTATCGAAGGGTCAGGTTAG
- a CDS encoding ATP-binding cassette domain-containing protein has translation MLTVSGLKRLHISVSFDLQDGECVALQGPSGVGKTLLLRSIADLDPNEGTVKLDGTLREAMSAPAWRKRVTYLAAEPGWWSDTVQEHITGWEDALPLVTRLGLPDDCGPWPIQRLSTGERQRLGLVRALMLRSRVLLLDEPTSALDSASAAAVEFLIAERISKGTSVIWSTHDNAQARRVASRILAMGPDGGLKERRP, from the coding sequence ATGCTAACGGTCAGCGGGCTCAAGCGCCTGCATATCTCCGTGTCATTCGACTTGCAGGACGGCGAATGCGTCGCCCTGCAAGGGCCCTCCGGGGTCGGGAAGACCTTGCTACTCCGCTCCATCGCGGACCTCGATCCCAACGAGGGGACGGTCAAGCTTGACGGAACGCTTAGAGAGGCGATGTCCGCTCCCGCCTGGCGAAAGCGAGTGACCTACCTCGCCGCCGAGCCTGGCTGGTGGTCCGACACCGTGCAAGAGCACATCACAGGCTGGGAAGATGCTCTGCCGCTGGTCACCCGCTTGGGGTTGCCAGACGATTGCGGACCTTGGCCGATTCAGAGACTTTCGACTGGCGAAAGACAACGTTTAGGGCTTGTGCGCGCACTCATGCTGCGATCGCGCGTGCTTCTGCTGGATGAGCCAACTTCGGCGCTCGACTCGGCATCCGCCGCAGCCGTGGAGTTCCTGATCGCCGAACGCATTTCGAAAGGAACGAGCGTTATCTGGAGCACCCACGACAACGCTCAAGCCCGCCGCGTCGCGTCAAGGATATTGGCGATGGGCCCCGATGGCGGCCTCAAGGAGCGCCGGCCGTGA